Below is a genomic region from Sutterella megalosphaeroides.
TGAACGCGCTCTATCGACCCGGCCCGATGGACCTCATTCCTTCCTTCATCGCGCGAAAGTTCGGTCGCGAAAAGGTGGAGTACCTCGACGAGCGCATGGAGCCCGTGTTGCGCGAGACCTACGGCATCATGGTCTATCAGGAACAGGTGATGCGAGTCGCGCAGGTGGTGGGCGGCTATTCGCTCGGCGGCGCCGACCTTTTGCGCCGCGCCATGGGTAAGAAGAACGTCGAAGAGATGAAGCGACAGCGCGCCGTCTTCGTGAAGGGCGCGGCCGAGCGAAACGTGAAGGAAGAAGTCGCCTCGGAAATCTTCGACCTCATGGAAAAGTTCGCGGGTTACGGCTTCAACAAGTCGCATGCCGCGGCGTACTCGTACGTCGCCTACCAGACGGCGTACCTGAAGGCGCACCACACGGCGGCCTTCATGGCGGCGAACTTGTGCATGGTGATGGACTCGGGCGAAAAGATGAAGGCCCTGATCGACGACGCGATCGCGAACGGGGTCGAACTCCTGATGCCCGACATCAACGCGTCCGACTGGTTCTTTACCGTCCCCGACGAGAAGCACATCCGCTTCGGTCTCGGCGGCATCAAGGGCGTGAGCCAGGCGGTCATTCAGGACCTCGTCGAAAAGCGCAAGAAGGACGGTCCCTACCTCGACATTTTCGACGTGGCGGCGCGCGTTACGGGCGCGAACGCCCGTCTTCTCGAAGCGCTCGTCAAGGCGGGGTGCTTCGATTCGATCGATCCCGACCGCAACAAGTTGATCGTCAACATTCCGCAGGCGCTCTCGGCGAGTCAGTCCCTGCGGGCGAGCGCCGGTCAGGAGAGTCTCTTCGACGAACCCGGTGAAACGGCGCGCATCGTGAGCTGGCTTCCCGCCGTCCCCTGGACGATGCGTCAAAAGCTCACGGAAGAAAAGAGCGTGCTCGGCTACTGGCTGACCGGACACATGTTCGATCAGTACCGCGAGGAACTCGCGCACTATTCGCGTCAGCGCCTCAAGGATCTGCAGCCGAGCCGCGAGCCCGTCAAAATGACGGGGATCGTCACCTCGGTGCGTCAGGTGCAAAGCAAGCGCGGCCGTATGGGGATCGTCACGATCGACGACGGCACGGCCGTCGTCGAAGCGATGTGCTTCAGCGAATTCTGGGAAAAGAACCGCCGCGTCTTCCAGGTCGACGGCGTCGTGTGTCTTACGGGCAAGGTGCGCTACGATGAATTCTCAAAGCGCATGTCCGTCACGCTCGAAAGCGTGAAGACGCTCGACCAGTTCCGGCACGGTGCGGCCAAACATCTCAAAATCCGCGTCAAGCCCGGAACGAACGCACAAACCCTGGCGCAAATCGAAGAGCTTCTGCGCCAGGAATCGGGCGAGAGCGGCGTGCCGCTCGTCCTCGAAACCACGGCGGCGGGCGCGACGGGGAGTGTCTTTGCGGAGCAACAGGTTCACGGCACCGAAAACTTCATGGCGGCTTTGCTCGCCGTTCCCGCCGTCGAGTCGATGCAGGTCGTTTATTGAGAGAGCAAGAACGGGTGTTGGGAAACCGTCATCCGTAATCAGTATTGCGTCTGCATCGGACGCCCGGGTTGCGTGCGGCCCGAGCGTTCCGTTTCCATGAGGCGGTCCCAGTTCGCATCCTTGCGACTGCGGTCCGCTTCGCGGTGCCAGAGGTGAAAGCACGGTGACGAACACAAACCCCAGGTCATCCGACAGCCGTTGTTGATGAGTCGGATCGCCATGTCGGAGTCTTCGTACCCCCAGCCTTCGAACTGCTCGTCCTGACCGCCCACCGCAAAGAAATCCTCCTTGAAAAGCGACCAGTTGCAGCCGCGCAGAAGTTGCCAGCGGCGCGAGCGCCAGAAGCGAATCGGTCCGAGCGAAAGGCCGAGTGCGGGTTGCCAGCGGTTGATCGATTTTTCGCGCGTGAGGCGCTTCAACGCACCGAGATCCTCCGTCCAGTCGATTTCCCCCGTCTCGAAGCACGAGCGGCTGAAGGCGTCCGAAAGCAGGATGCGTTGTCCCGCCACGATCCGGTGCAGCTTCGCGAGCGCGCGGTGCGTGGCGACGAAGTCTTTGCGTACGAAGCAGTCCCCGTCCATGAAGATGAGGTAGTCGCCCGAAGCGAGCGTCACCGCCTTGTTGCGCGAGCGCGCGAGGCGAAAGCCGTCGTCGGGTTGCCACGAATGAACGAGAGGAACGGGAAACTTCTCGCGCCAGGCGTCGATGAGCGCGCGCGTGTCGTCGCGCGAGCCGTCGTCGGCTACGACGACCTCATAGTTGCGGTCGGTTTGTCGGGCAAGCGACTTCAAGGCGAGATTGAGTGCGTCGGGCCAGTTGTAGGTGGCGAGGATGACGGAGATCTTCATCAAAATACTCCCTTGGTACGCTTTTCCAGGTCCCACTTGGCGTACTTCATGAACGTGTAGTAGGCGTGGTGGACGGCAAAAAGAAAGCCCATCTTCCCGTCGAGGAAGCCGCGATCGACGACGTAGGCTTTGAAAAACGCCCACGTCGGTTTCAGAAGCGCCCCCATGAGAAAAGAAGTGTCTTTCCCGCGTTCGGCTTGTTGCTTTCCGAGGTAGGAGGTGTAGCTGTCAAGCTTCCGGATGGTTTCGCTCCAGTTCCGGTACGTGTAGTGAAGGAGGTAGCCCGAGAGCTCCGAGGCGGGGTACGTGCTCGAGATTTTTTCATGAACACGCCCCGTGATGTCGGTCCCTTCTTTTGGCATGAGTCGCAGAACCCGGTCGCTTCTCATGGAGCCGTGTCGAATCGTGTGGTGTTCGAAACAGTTGAGGCGACGCAGGTAGTAGGAAGCGGGCGGACGCCGGACGGCCTCGAGAATCCGGGCCTGCAATTCCGGCGTGACGACCTCGTCGGAGTCAAGAAAGAGAATCCAATCGGAGGCGGCTGTCTCGACGCCGAAGCGGCGTTGCGCGGCGAAGTCTCCGTTCAGGGCGTGCTGAAGCACGCGCGCGCCACTCGATCGGGCGACGTCCGCCGTAGTGTCCGTACTGAAATCGTCGATGACGAGAACTTCGTCGGCAAAGCGTACGGACGCAAGCGTACGGGCGAGCGAAGACGCGCAGTTTTTCGCCAGAATGATGATGCTGAGACTGGGGGTCATTCGTTTTCCTTCGGACTCCGGATCATTTCCCGCGCCAGAGCCAACGTATTCTGCGTGATCGAAACGCCCGCCAACATGCGAGCCACTTCGTCGACGCGGGCGTCGCGGTCCAAGACCGTAAGCGTACTCACGGTGCGCTCGTTGCGCAGGCGCTTTTCGACGCGCCAGTGATTGTCGCCGCACGAGGCGACCTGCGGGAGGTGGGTGATGCAGAGCACCTGACGGTCCCGGCCGAGCTGCCTCAGCAGTTTACCCACAACTTCCGCCACGGCGCCGCCGATGCCGCTGTCGACTTCGTCGAAGATCAGCGTCGGCACGGGCGTTGCTTTCGCCGTGATGACGGCGATGGCAAGACTGATGCGGGCGAGTTCGCCGCCGGAGGCGACTTTGATGAGGGGCCGCGTCTGCACGCCCGCATGCCCCGCAATGAGAAATTCGCACTTTTCGCTCCCCGCGGGCGAAGGCTCGGACGGGGTGAGGGCGATTTCGAGGCGGGCGCCCTTCATGGCAAGGTGCTGCATTTCCGCCGTGACGGTGGCGGAAAGTTCCCGCGCGCCCGCGCTGCGGGCTTCGCTCAGAAGGCGGGCGACCTCGTCGTAGTCGGCGCGGGTTTGCTGCTCGGCTCGGGCCAGGGCGTCGACGTCCTTGGAACCGGTGAGCGAGCGGAGTTCCTCGCGGTAGGATTCGAGCAATTCGCCGAGGTGCTCGGGTTCGGTGTGAAATTTGCGCGCGAGATTGAAGTAACGCCCCACCCGGCGGTCGATTTTCTGGAATCGGTCGGCGTCGAGGTCCGTGCGATCCAAATACTTCGAGACGTCTCGCCCCGCCTCTTCGACGAGGTCGATCGCCGAAGCGAGGGTTTCGCCGAGCGCGGCGAGCTTTTCGTCGTAGCGGGCGAGGCTTGAGAGCTTTGCGTGCGCCGAGGAGAGGGCGGAAGAGGCCGAGTCGTCCCCCTCCGTGAGACGGTTGAGAATTTCAGCGAGACCTTCGGAAATCGC
It encodes:
- a CDS encoding glycosyltransferase family 2 protein, encoding MKISVILATYNWPDALNLALKSLARQTDRNYEVVVADDGSRDDTRALIDAWREKFPVPLVHSWQPDDGFRLARSRNKAVTLASGDYLIFMDGDCFVRKDFVATHRALAKLHRIVAGQRILLSDAFSRSCFETGEIDWTEDLGALKRLTREKSINRWQPALGLSLGPIRFWRSRRWQLLRGCNWSLFKEDFFAVGGQDEQFEGWGYEDSDMAIRLINNGCRMTWGLCSSPCFHLWHREADRSRKDANWDRLMETERSGRTQPGRPMQTQY
- a CDS encoding glycosyltransferase family 2 protein, which encodes MTPSLSIIILAKNCASSLARTLASVRFADEVLVIDDFSTDTTADVARSSGARVLQHALNGDFAAQRRFGVETAASDWILFLDSDEVVTPELQARILEAVRRPPASYYLRRLNCFEHHTIRHGSMRSDRVLRLMPKEGTDITGRVHEKISSTYPASELSGYLLHYTYRNWSETIRKLDSYTSYLGKQQAERGKDTSFLMGALLKPTWAFFKAYVVDRGFLDGKMGFLFAVHHAYYTFMKYAKWDLEKRTKGVF
- the recN gene encoding DNA repair protein RecN, translating into MLTSLSLRDFVIVESLSLDVRRGFTVLTGETGAGKSILIDALELILGGRGDAGVVREGAERADIVAEFSASERADRWLKENELQSADETLLIRRTIDDKGRSRAWINGIAVTTTQLRDLGERLVDVHGQHAHQSLLKPAHQLKLLDGHAGTSELVRAVEKAYHAWQDARRALEDATANARSVEEKTERLTWIIEDLETLSPKPGEWEMLTAEHTRLAHGVAISEGLAEILNRLTEGDDSASSALSSAHAKLSSLARYDEKLAALGETLASAIDLVEEAGRDVSKYLDRTDLDADRFQKIDRRVGRYFNLARKFHTEPEHLGELLESYREELRSLTGSKDVDALARAEQQTRADYDEVARLLSEARSAGARELSATVTAEMQHLAMKGARLEIALTPSEPSPAGSEKCEFLIAGHAGVQTRPLIKVASGGELARISLAIAVITAKATPVPTLIFDEVDSGIGGAVAEVVGKLLRQLGRDRQVLCITHLPQVASCGDNHWRVEKRLRNERTVSTLTVLDRDARVDEVARMLAGVSITQNTLALAREMIRSPKENE